A window of Ptychodera flava strain L36383 chromosome 1, AS_Pfla_20210202, whole genome shotgun sequence contains these coding sequences:
- the LOC139135110 gene encoding uncharacterized protein — MAFFENANEEMAEIDWTEEEVVRHSQSIHKSTTEWTEEEIVLIEERTEDKISSMELKATIEWTKERFALIEDTAGEENEEKILFEQEYQIHVESQHLQASSMDSAEDIPPGYWLSTRHVMSYMQDRI; from the exons ATG GCTTTCTTTGAGAACGCAAATGAAGAAATG GCTGAAATTGACTGGACAGAGGAAGAAGTG GTTCGTCATTCTCAATCCATCCATAAGAGCACAACTGAATGGACAGAGGAAGAAATT GTTTTAATTGAAGAGAGAACAGAAGATAAG ATTTCCTCAATGGAATTAAAGGCCACAATTGAATGGACTAAGGAAAGATTT GCTCTTATCGAAGACACTGCAGGagaagaaaatgaagaaaag ATACTTTTCGAGCAGGAATATCAAATTCATGTGGAGAGTCAGCATCTACAGGCATCATCTATGGATTCTGCAGAAGACATTCCACCAGGATATTGGCTGTCAACACGCCACGTAATGTCATACATGCAGGACAGAATTTAA